One segment of Ornithodoros turicata isolate Travis unplaced genomic scaffold, ASM3712646v1 Chromosome52, whole genome shotgun sequence DNA contains the following:
- the LOC135374287 gene encoding uncharacterized protein LOC135374287 — protein MLYLSAKCTRDPTSTFQDTFDVFIAVNNAVATAHSRRGKVTEMLKDIRLGIRFTRATSLCAPQLYGCATMCGNVVADECELWISKWRRPRHFQDFTRFEGNRAVDRENARLL, from the exons atgctttatctttcagctaagtgtactcgtgaccctaccagcacttttcaag atactttcgacgTATTCATTGCGGTGAACAACGCGGTTGCGACAGCGCACTCACGACGTGGGAAggtcacagaaatgttgaaagacatcag attGGGCATACGCTTCACCCGTGCAACTTCGTTATGTGCTCCACAGCTTTACGGCTGTGCCACT atgtgtggaaacgtcgtagcggatgaatgtgaattatggatctccaagtggcgtcgcccgcgtcattttcaagattttacccgttttgaag gcaatagggctgttgatagggagaatgctaggctactgtag